The following are encoded together in the Drosophila sechellia strain sech25 chromosome 3R, ASM438219v1, whole genome shotgun sequence genome:
- the LOC6607780 gene encoding set1/Ash2 histone methyltransferase complex subunit ASH2 isoform X1, with protein sequence MEDSQMDTSSPTESSSEVNFTAEEDKSQETRSAAGVCYCGKERNLNIVELLCATCARWVHETCVSYQLGKGKLLPFITNYVFVCKNCSASGLESFRKSQATISQMCHCAIANMQQAASRDGRGQIQFSKDKEIIPYIEQYWEAMTTMPRRLTQSWYSTVQRSLVKDVQTLFTYEEHAEHGAMYGLFHQDLRIIKPNYESMSKSGALRLTDDGYTQAALSKNNRQKRKFPGTDSGPTGKKGRPSSDITANVKLPPHGYPLEHPFNKDGYRYILAEPDPHAPFRQEFDESSDWAGKPIPGWLYRTLVPHSVLLALHDRAPQLKISEDRLAVTGERGYCMVRATHSVNRGCWYFEVTIEEMPDGAATRLGWGREYGNLQAPLGYDKFGYSWRSRKGTKFTESHGKHYSEAYVEGDTLGFLIELPEEASLDYLPNTFKDRPLVKFKSHLYYEDKDKITETLKNLHILQGSRIEFFKNGQSQGVAFEDIYAGSYFPAISIHKSATVSVNFGPAFKYPDVLVEHKAKGMHDRVEELITEQCLADTLYLTEHDGRLRLDNMGL encoded by the exons ATGGAGGACAGCCAAATGGACACCAGCTCGCCCACAGAGTCCAGCTCCGAGGTGAACTTCACTGCGGAGGAGGATAAATCGCAGGAAACGCGTTCCGCAGCCGGTGTTTGTTACTG CGGCAAGGAGCGCAATCTCAATATTGTGGAATTGCTTTGTGCCACCTGTGCGCGCTGGGTGCACGAGACCTGCGTTTCTTACCAGCTTGGTAAGGGCAAACTTCTGCCCTTCATCACCAACTATGTGTTCGTATGCAAAAATTGCTCTGCCAGCGGTTTGGAGAGCTTTCGCAAGAGCCAGGCTA CCATATCCCAGATGTGCCACTGCGCCATTGCCAACATGCAGCAGGCGGCTTCCAGGGACGGACGTGGCCAGATTCAGTTTAGCAAGGACAAGGAGATCATACCGTACATCGAACAGTACTGGGAGGCTATGACCACCATGCCGCGCAGACTCACCCAATCCTGGTACAGCACCGTCCAGCGATCTTTGGTCAAGGATGTGCAGACCCTGTTCACCTACGAGGAGCACGCGGAACATGGCGCCATGTACGGACTGTTCCATCAGGATCTGCGAATCATCAAGCCCAACTACGAGAGCATGAGCAAGAGCGGCGCCCTGCGACTCACCGACGATGGATATACTCAAG CTGCCCTCTCTAAAAACAATCGACAGAAAAGGAAATTTCCCGGCACGGATTCGGGTCCCACGGGCAAGAAGGGTCGGCCCAGTTCCGATATTACGGCCAATGTAAAGCTGCCACCGCATGGTTATCCATTGGAGCACCCCTTCAACAAGGATGGCTATCGTTACATACTCGCCGAACCGGATCCACATGCTCCGTTCCGTCAGGAGTTCGACGAGAGCTCCGATTGGGCAGGCAAGCCCATTCCTGGCTGGCTCTACCGCACCCTGGTGCCACATTCTGTGCTCCTGGCGCTGCACGATCGTGCCCCACAGCTGAAAATAAGCGAGGATCGGCTGGCGGTGACGGGCGAACGTGGTTACTGCATGGTCCGAGCCACACACT CTGTGAACCGGGGATGCTGGTACTTTGAAGTCACCATCGAAGAGATGCCCGACGGAGCTGCCACGCGACTTGGCTGGGGCAGGGAGTATGGAAACTTGCAGGCTCCGTTGGGGTACGACAAGTTCGGTTACTCCTGGAGATCTCGCAAGGGCACCAAGTTTACCGAGAGCCATGGCAAACACTACAGTGAAGCCTATGTGGAGGGCGATACATTGGGATTCCTCATAGAGCTGCCAGAGGAGGCGTCGCTCGACTATCTGCCCAACACATTCAAAGATCGG CCCCTGGTCAAGTTCAAGTCTCATCTGTACTACGAGGATAAGGACAAGATCACAGAAACCCTGAAGAATCTGCACATCCTGCAGGGCAGCCGCATCGAGTTCTTTAAGAACGGCCAATCGCAGGGTGTGGCATTCGAAGACATTTATGCCGGCAGCTATTTCCCGGCCATCTCGATCCACAAAAGTGCAACGGTCAGCGTAAACTTCGGACCCGCCTTCAAGTATCCCGATGTGCTCGTCGAGCACAAAGCCAAGGGG ATGCACGATCGCGTGGAGGAGCTGATTACAGAGCAATGTTTAGCCGACACCCTCTACCTCACAGAACACGATGGACGTCTGCGCCTGGATAATATGGGTCTTTAG
- the LOC6607780 gene encoding set1/Ash2 histone methyltransferase complex subunit ASH2 isoform X2 yields the protein MASSFTDEESALSKNNRQKRKFPGTDSGPTGKKGRPSSDITANVKLPPHGYPLEHPFNKDGYRYILAEPDPHAPFRQEFDESSDWAGKPIPGWLYRTLVPHSVLLALHDRAPQLKISEDRLAVTGERGYCMVRATHSVNRGCWYFEVTIEEMPDGAATRLGWGREYGNLQAPLGYDKFGYSWRSRKGTKFTESHGKHYSEAYVEGDTLGFLIELPEEASLDYLPNTFKDRPLVKFKSHLYYEDKDKITETLKNLHILQGSRIEFFKNGQSQGVAFEDIYAGSYFPAISIHKSATVSVNFGPAFKYPDVLVEHKAKGMHDRVEELITEQCLADTLYLTEHDGRLRLDNMGL from the exons ATGGCGTCATCGTTCACGGACGAGGAGT CTGCCCTCTCTAAAAACAATCGACAGAAAAGGAAATTTCCCGGCACGGATTCGGGTCCCACGGGCAAGAAGGGTCGGCCCAGTTCCGATATTACGGCCAATGTAAAGCTGCCACCGCATGGTTATCCATTGGAGCACCCCTTCAACAAGGATGGCTATCGTTACATACTCGCCGAACCGGATCCACATGCTCCGTTCCGTCAGGAGTTCGACGAGAGCTCCGATTGGGCAGGCAAGCCCATTCCTGGCTGGCTCTACCGCACCCTGGTGCCACATTCTGTGCTCCTGGCGCTGCACGATCGTGCCCCACAGCTGAAAATAAGCGAGGATCGGCTGGCGGTGACGGGCGAACGTGGTTACTGCATGGTCCGAGCCACACACT CTGTGAACCGGGGATGCTGGTACTTTGAAGTCACCATCGAAGAGATGCCCGACGGAGCTGCCACGCGACTTGGCTGGGGCAGGGAGTATGGAAACTTGCAGGCTCCGTTGGGGTACGACAAGTTCGGTTACTCCTGGAGATCTCGCAAGGGCACCAAGTTTACCGAGAGCCATGGCAAACACTACAGTGAAGCCTATGTGGAGGGCGATACATTGGGATTCCTCATAGAGCTGCCAGAGGAGGCGTCGCTCGACTATCTGCCCAACACATTCAAAGATCGG CCCCTGGTCAAGTTCAAGTCTCATCTGTACTACGAGGATAAGGACAAGATCACAGAAACCCTGAAGAATCTGCACATCCTGCAGGGCAGCCGCATCGAGTTCTTTAAGAACGGCCAATCGCAGGGTGTGGCATTCGAAGACATTTATGCCGGCAGCTATTTCCCGGCCATCTCGATCCACAAAAGTGCAACGGTCAGCGTAAACTTCGGACCCGCCTTCAAGTATCCCGATGTGCTCGTCGAGCACAAAGCCAAGGGG ATGCACGATCGCGTGGAGGAGCTGATTACAGAGCAATGTTTAGCCGACACCCTCTACCTCACAGAACACGATGGACGTCTGCGCCTGGATAATATGGGTCTTTAG
- the LOC6607781 gene encoding uncharacterized protein LOC6607781 — protein MSSDRRYYFGADLEDNEGAICKDNDNNNEQEADKDDPDDSEFLQDVPYSSSSIDRSSVGSIPWADDAIKKNLLDWERVERLMSGEDPLTELQEPELRNEIGDWHRKFPSLLGRRTRTLRHHSFDSQTREDIDSISNLSLNSLDDDDDDEEAEDGFLTPKAEEPEQPQHRSYFRHSQKKLVDLLDRDLQVTSVSVRLLKRQRSQQNQPQLPISATTQSSARLRMPPILNVLDTNRRFRGLLNNRSFVQLTQVQQKEQLQHQNQAKSAVLPHQSHRSSAWHMPMAANRFFNNRNAVVLPSLNLGRHSRDLLATTTATLSQSNSSGGGGHNSHGQSNSSSNRSTLHPFGATSVSSNTPSTGRSISAAVHHPRSEFAPSSAFYIPYSASKFKAFK, from the coding sequence ATGTCCTCAGACAGACGCTACTATTTCGGAGCGGATTTGGAGGACAATGAGGGTGCCATCTGCAaggacaacgacaacaacaacgaacaGGAAGCGGATAAGGACGATCCGGATGACTCGGAGTTCCTGCAGGATGTGCCCTACTCCTCGAGCAGCATTGACCGCAGCTCGGTGGGCTCCATTCCGTGGGCGGACGATGCCATCAAGAAGAACCTGCTGGACTGGGAGCGGGTGGAGCGGCTGATGAGCGGCGAGGATCCCTTGACGGAGCTTCAGGAGCCCGAGTTGCGCAACGAGATCGGCGACTGGCACCGAAAGTTCCCCAGCCTGCTGGGCCGCCGGACTCGAACGCTGCGCCACCACAGCTTCGATAGTCAGACGCGGGAGGATATTGACTCGATTTCAAATCTCAGTCTGAACTCCCTggatgacgacgatgatgacgagGAGGCGGAGGATGGATTTCTCACACCCAAGGCAGAAGAACCAGAACAGCCTCAACACCGCTCCTATTTTCGTCACAGCCAGAAGAAACTGGTGGATCTACTGGACAGGGATCTGCAGGTCACCTCCGTTTCGGTTAGACTCCTCAAGCGACAGCGCAGCCAGCAGAACCAGCCGCAGCTGCCCATCTCGGCCACCACCCAATCCTCGGCACGTCTGCGCATGCCACCCATTCTCAATGTGCTCGATACCAACCGGCGCTTTCGGGGATTGCTCAACAATCGCAGCTTCGTTCAGCTTACCCAGGTGCAGCAgaaggagcagctgcagcatcaGAACCAGGCCAAGTCCGCCGTGTTGCCACATCAAAGTCATCGATCGTCCGCCTGGCACATGCCCATGGCCGCCAATCGCTTTTTTAACAATAGGAACGCGGTAGTCCTGCCCTCGCTTAATCTGGGCAGGCACAGCAGGGATTTGCTGGCCACCACCACGGCCACTTTGAGCCAGAGCAACtccagcggcggcggcggacaCAACAGCCATGGCCAAAGCAACAGTTCCTCCAACCGCTCCACACTGCATCCATTTGGAGCGACGAGCGTTTCCAGCAACACACCATCCACGGGACGTTCTATCTCGGCGGCAGTTCATCATCCGCGATCCGAATTTGCGCCCAGCAGCGCCTTCTACATACCCTACAGTGCCTCGAAATTCAAAGCCTTCAAGTAA